A genomic stretch from Coffea arabica cultivar ET-39 chromosome 10c, Coffea Arabica ET-39 HiFi, whole genome shotgun sequence includes:
- the LOC113714637 gene encoding indole-3-acetic acid-amido synthetase GH3.17-like: protein MLPTFDPRDTEAGSRILEDISSNAGHIQEQVLEEILTKNASTDYLKSFLNGHSDKGLFKNKVPVVDYEDIKIYIDRIAVDGEPSRILTNESITELLISSGTSGGKQKWIPKTAEEGERRAFFFCLLATVQNRYLHGLNDGKALFFVLINPDIHTPGGLVLRTTTASEIKNRKDRYPEVIFCEDTNQSLYSQLLCGLVQRDAIVSIGTFFASGLQRIIKFFEEHWQEMSSNIRTGQMSDWITDPKCKRTVSLILSKQMPDLADSIDLVCQEKSWEGIIKKIWPRTKYVQAIITGSMAQYIPALEFYTGRLPVVSPAYVSSEACFGINLKPLCSPYDVSYTIIPNMAYYEFIPIGNHQDPNCTNSKDAHLKDHIVDLANVKIGQHYELVVTTCTGLYRYRMGDVLLVTGFHNITPQFKFVQRRNVVLSIDTDKTTEQDLQNAVTIAMHILEPLGFFLLDYSSYADTSSIPGHYVLFWELQLRSNDDFPVLDQVKMEKCCSLVEQSLDLQYKMLRNRSISTIGPLEIRVVKQGTFNVLMDFYVSRGTSLNQYKTPKNIKSEKAIEILDSRVVGKFYSTEVPNQDS, encoded by the exons ATGCTGCCAACCTTTGATCCAAGAGATACTGAAGCTGGTTCGAGGATTTTGGAGGATATAAGCAGCAATGCTGGTCATATACAAGAACAGGTCCTGGAGGAGATTTTAACTAAAAATGCAAGCACCGATTACTTGAAAAGTTTTCTTAATGGTCACTCTGATAAGGGACTATTCAAGAATAAAGTTCCTGTGGTAGATTATGAAGATATCAAGATTTACATCGATCGAATTGCAGTGGATGGAGAGCCATCTCGGATTTTAACTAATGAATCCATTACTGAGCTACTGATCAG CTCGGGCACTTCAGGTGGGAAGCAAAAGTGGATTCCAAAAACTGCTGAAGAGGGAGAGCGCAGGGCCTTCTTTTTTTGTCTCCTTGCTACTGTTCAGAATAG GTACCTCCACGGCTTAAACGATGGGAAAGCGCTGTTCTTTGTCCTTATCAACCCGGATATCCACACTCCTGGTGGCTTAGTTTTAAGAACAACTACAGCAAGCGAGATAAAGAACAGAAAAGACAGATATCCTGAGGTTATATTCTGTGAAGATACCAATCAGAGCTTGTATAGTCAATTACTTTGTGGCCTTGTGCAGCGAGATGCGATAGTAAGCATTGGTACATTTTTCGCCTCGGGTTTGCAAAGGATAATCAAATTTTTTGAGGAACATTGGCAAGAAATGTCTTCCAACATAAGAACTGGACAAATGAGTGATTGGATCACTGACCCTAAATGCAAAAGGACTGTCTCCTTGATTTTGAGCAAACAAATGCCAGATTTGGCTGATTCAATTGATCTTGTATGCCAAGAAAAATCTTGGGAAGGAATAATTAAGAAGATCTGGCCAAGGACCAAGTATGTCCAGGCCATAATTACTGGGTCCATGGCACAGTACATTCCCGCGCTTGAATTCTATACAGGCAGGTTACCTGTAGTTTCACCAGCCTATGTTTCTTCAGAGGCATGTTTTGGGATAAATTTGAAACCATTATGCAGTCCTTATGATGTCTCATATACTATTATACCAAACATGGCTTACTATGAGTTCATACCAATTGGCAATCATCAAGATCCAAACTGCACCAATAGCAAGGATGCTCACTTGAAAGATCACATTGTGGATCTTGCTAATGTTAAGATTGGCCAACATTACGAACTTGTTGTCACGACCTGTACAG GTTTATACAGGTACAGAATGGGGGATGTTCTCCTGGTGACAGGATTTCACAATATCACTCCCCAATTCAAATTTGTACAAAGGAGAAATGTGGTTTTGAGCATTGACACAGATAAAACAACTGAACAAGACCTCCAGAATGCAGTTACAATTGCAATGCATATCCTTGAACCACTTGGGTTCTTTCTTTTGGATTACAGTAGCTATGCTGATACATCCTCTATTCCTGGTCACTATGTACTCTTTTGGGAGCTCCAACTGAGATCCAATGATGACTTTCCTGTACTTGATCAggttaaaatggaaaaatgctgTAGTTTAGTGGAACAATCTTTGGATCTGCAATATAAGATGCTGAGGAATCGGAGCATCAGTACCATCGGTCCTTTGGAAATTAGAGTTGTGAAACAAGGAACATTCAACGTGCTCATGGACTTTTATGTTTCTCGAGGAACTTCTTTAAACCAGTACAAGACACCTAAGAACATAAAGTCTGAGAAAGCCATTGAAATTCTGGACTCCAGAGTAGTGGGAAAATTTTACAGCACAGAAGTGCCTAATCAAGACTCGTAG